A single region of the Desulfotignum phosphitoxidans DSM 13687 genome encodes:
- a CDS encoding amino acid ABC transporter permease — protein sequence MMAFYFSRLVEIFPFFLKGLWMTSQIAFISLFTCTLLGFVLGILRSGKNKILKWIIGVYVSFVRGTPFVVQIFIVFFILPEWGIQLKAFPAALLAMAIMGSAFICEIVAGGINAISKGQWEAGTASGLTLIQQLRLVIVPQAMKVILPPLVGQYVLLIKDTSVVSVIGVMELTRVGWVTVVRIPEGLMVFSLVGALYFVISYPLILLSNYLERRMAI from the coding sequence ATGATGGCATTTTACTTTTCCCGGCTGGTGGAAATTTTTCCGTTTTTCCTCAAAGGATTGTGGATGACCTCCCAGATCGCTTTTATCAGCCTGTTCACCTGCACCCTTTTGGGCTTTGTCTTAGGCATCCTGCGCTCGGGTAAAAACAAAATCCTCAAGTGGATCATCGGCGTATATGTCTCCTTTGTCCGGGGCACCCCGTTCGTGGTCCAGATTTTTATCGTATTTTTCATCCTGCCGGAATGGGGCATCCAGCTCAAGGCATTTCCTGCGGCGCTTCTGGCCATGGCCATCATGGGATCCGCATTTATCTGCGAAATCGTGGCCGGCGGCATCAATGCCATTTCCAAGGGCCAGTGGGAGGCCGGCACGGCATCGGGCCTGACCCTGATCCAGCAGCTGCGCCTGGTGATCGTCCCCCAGGCCATGAAAGTGATTCTGCCGCCCCTGGTGGGCCAGTATGTGCTGCTCATCAAAGACACCTCCGTGGTATCGGTCATCGGCGTGATGGAACTGACCCGGGTGGGATGGGTCACCGTGGTGAGAATCCCGGAAGGCCTGATGGTGTTTTCCCTGGTGGGTGCCCTGTATTTTGTGATTTCATACCCGTTGATCCTGCTGTCCAACTACCTGGAACGCCGGATGGCAATATAA